In Micromonospora ferruginea, the sequence CTGGAAGCGCCGGAACGCGATCACGTTGCCGAGCATCGGCAGGTAGCGGAACGTCAGGAAGAACAGCAGCGGCAGCACGGCCAGCGAGTAGAGCTGCCAGTCCCGGCGCAGGGCACGCCGCCAGGTCGACCGACCGGTCTCGGACAACACCCGCACCCTCCTGTCCGGAGCGCGCGACCGAAAACTTCCGGTAATGCCCCGTAAGCTTTTCGGAATTTATGGGTATCGTTCTCTCTGTGTCAAGGGCATCGATAGACCTCGCTGTCGAACGGCTCCGCCGGTACACCCCGACCGTCGCCGAACCCGCCGACTTCGACCGGTTCTGGCGCGCCACCCTCGCCGCCGCCTCCCGGGCCCCGGCCCTGCTCGACATCCGTCCGGAGCCCACCGACCTCCGGCTGGTCGACGTGTGGGACGTGACGGTCGCCGGCTTCGACGGCGAGCCGGTCCGAGCCTGGTACACCCGCCCCGCGGGCGTGTCCACGCCGCTGCCGGCGGTGGTGGAGTATCCCGGCTACGGCCGCGGCCGGGGCCTGCCGGGCGAGCGCCTGACCTGGCCGGTGGCCGGCTACGCCCACCTGCTGGTGGACAACCGGGGCCAGGGCGGGCTGCACGGTCGCGGCGACACCCCCGACCCGCACGACGCGCCCGGCGGTCCCGACCCCGCCACCCGCGGCATCCTGGCCCCGGACACCTACCACTACCGCCGCCTGATCACCGACGCCGCCCGCGCGGTCGACGCCGCCCGCGCGCTGCCCGGCGTCGACCCCGACCGCGTCGCCGCGGTGGGCAACAGCCAGGGCGGCGGGCTCGCGCTCGCGGTGGCCGGCCTCCTCGACGACCTCGCCGCGCTGCTGGTCACCGCCCCGTTCCTGTGCGACGTGCAGCGCGGCATCGAACTCACCGAGACGTCCCCGTACGGCGAGATCGCCCGCTACCTGGCGGTGCACCGCGAGGCCGAGGAGGCGGTCCGGCACACCCTGTCCTACGTCGACGGGGTCACCTTCGCCCGCCGGGCCACCGCGCCGGCGCACTTCGGGATCGGCCTGCGCGACGACGTCTGCCCGCCGAGCACCGGCTTCGCCGCGTACAACCAGTACGGCGCCGCCGTCGGCGACCGGGTGACCGCGCCTGCCCGGGAGATCCACACCTACCCGTTCAACGGCCACGAGGGCGGCGAGGCCGTGCACGTACGGCGACAACTGCGCTGGCTCGACGCGGTGCTCCGGCCCACCGAACCGACGGCCCGCTGACGCCGCGACCGGTGGCCTGTCGGGACCGCCGCCCCGCCGGTAGGGTCGTGCGCGTGGACCCGGCCGAGACCGCCGCCCGCCTCGGCGTGCCCGTCGAGGAGGTCGACCGCGTGCACCGGCTCGCCGGCGACCTGCCGTCCGCGCCGCTGCCCGACCGCGCCGCCGCGCCCGCGATCCTCGACCGGCTCGCGGTCGCCCCGGACGACGCCGCCGAGATCCTGGCCGGCTGGCCCGTGCCCGACTCACCGATGTGGACCCCGGAACTGCGGTGGCTGCTGGACCGCTCGACCGCGCTGGTCCGCGCCGACCTCGGCGGACACGACTGGCTGCCGCCCGGGCCGGCGTTACCGCGCGAGCGCGGCCCCGCCTGGCGGCACCTCTACGTCTACGCGTACCTCGCCCTGGTCGACGTGGTGCGGGACTACCACCGCGACCACGGCATCGGCGACGACGTGTCCTGGACGACGCTCGCCGACCTGGGCCGCAACCTCGCGGTCGACCGGCGGATGCGCGGCGAGGGCTGGCCGGTGATGCAGAGCTGGTTGACGCTGCACGCGCGCGGCGGTGTCTACGAGATGGGCCGGTTGCAGCACCAGCGCGGCGAGACGATCGGCCTGCACATCCCCGAGTCCGGGCCGCTGACCCCGGAGGCGGTCGACGCCTCGCTCGACGCGGCCCGGGCGTTCTTCCCGCGCCACTTCCCCGACGAGCCCCACACGGAGTTCTCCTGCGGCTCCTGGCTGCTGGATCCGCAACTGCGGGAACACCTGCCCGAGGACGCCAACATCGTCCAGTTCCAGCGCCGGTTCGCGCTGGAGCCCTACCAGGAGCCGGAGGGGATCGACGCCGACGTCGAGGTGCGCCGGTTCGTGTTCCGCGACCTGAGCACCCCGCTGGAGCGGCTGCCCCGGCGCACCGCGCTCCAGCGTGCCGTCGTCGACCACCTCGCGGCCGGCCGTCACTGGCGCTGGCGCGTCGGCCGCTTCCCGATCTAGACAGGCGCGGATCCACGGGAGGACGGTGTCATGGGGGACACGTCGCCGCTGCTGCCCGATCGCGGCTACCGGCCGCGGTGAGGGACCTGGCCCGACCGGGGCAGCGACGCCGGCAGGTCGGCCACCCAGCGGTCCAGGTCCGCCGGAGTGCCGAACAGCAGCACCGGCGGCCCGCTCGGGTCGGCCCGCCAGGCGCGCATCCGCCGCCGGGCCCGGCCGAACGCGCCGACGTGCCACACCAGGACCGAGTCGCGGGAGAACACGCTGCGCAACGACTCCCGGTTGCCGTTGCAGATCACCTCGCGGCTGACCAGCCGCCCGACCGTGCGGCGCAGCAGCCGCCCGAAGGAGAGCCCGCGCGGATAGTCCAGGCCGACGACCAGGTCGGCGCGGGCCAGCACGACGTCCCGCCAGCCGTGGTAGGCCCCGTCCAGGATCCACCGGTCCCGCCGGCAGACCGCCTCGATGCGGCTGCGCTGCTCGGCCACCGGCACCTCCACCCAGCCGGGCTGCCACAGCAGGTCGTCGACCGGGACCCACGGCAGCCCGAGCCGGTCGGCCAGCTTCGCCGCCAGCGTCGACTTGCCGGCGCCGTACACCCCGTAGACGAGGATGCGCGCCGGTGCGGTCATCAGCTCCGGGCCTTGCCGCGGGCGGTCCGCCGGCGGGCCTCGTCGTCACCGCCGGCCAGCCGGGTGAAGGTGAGCATGTTCGCCAGCGCGACGCCGACGACCGCGAAGCCGACCTGGAGCGCCAGCACGATCCAGTCCCACCGCAGCACCCACAGCCGCACCGGCGCGTCGTCGTCGATGCCGACCCAGCGGGCGACCACGGTGCCGAGCACCGCCGCGCCGACGCCGATGAGGAACGTCGCGAAGACGCCGATCCGCTGCCGGCCGGGCAGCACCAGCCGGCCGAGCAGACCGATGAGGGCGCCGATGAGCACCGCGCCCAGATAACCACTCACGATCATTGCCGTCACTCCTCCCGGGTGCCGGCAATCATGCCCACCGCGCGCACCATCGGAAACACCGACGGCCGGAGCGTTCCGGCCGTCGGGCGCGAGCGGGTTCGCCCCGCCGGGGTCGGCCGGCGCTAGGATCACGGCCACCCGCCGACGACCCCACCCCGCCGGAGCCCCGCTGTCCGCGCAGTCGACCACCCGTCCCGCCCGGCGCGCCCGCCGGGCGCTCGCCGTCGTGCTCCTGCTGGTCGTGGCCGGTATGCCGGCCGGATCGTCACCGGCCGGCGGCACCGGCTCGGGGGTGCTGCGGGTGCTCCAGATGAACCTCTGCAACAGCGGGCGGGCCGGCTGCTGGACCGGCCGCGCCGTGCCGCAGGCCGCCGAGGTGATCGCCGCCGAGCTGCCCGACGTGGTCACCCTCAACGAGATCTGCCGCGACGACGTGGACACCCTGGAAGGTGCCCTCACCGCCGTCCATCCGGGCAGCCGGATCGCCACCGCCTTCCAGGCCGCCGGCGACCGCCCCAGCGGCGCCCCGACCCGCTGCAACAACGGCCAGCCGTACGGGATCGGGCTGCTGGCCCGTCTCGACGCCCGCGACGACCGGCCCGCGGTGCACCGCGGCACCTATCCGGCGCAGGACCTCGCCGACCCCGAGGAGCGGGTCTGGCTCTGTCTGCACGCCGCCGCCGTGCTGCACGCCTGCACCACCCACCTGGCGAACACCGACGGCGCCGTCGCGCTCGCCCAGTGCGGGCAGTTGGTCGGCGCGGTGGTGCCGGCCGTCCGACGCGCCGCCGGATACGCGCCGACCGTGCTCGGCGGCGACCTCAACCTGCGGGCCGGCGGCGCGCCGGACGTACGCTCGTGCGTGCCGCCGGACTACCGGCGGGTCGACGACGGCGCGCGGCAGCAGATCATCGCGACGAGCGACATCGCGATCTGCTGCCGGCGGGCGCTGGACATGCGCGGCTCCACCGACCATCCCGCGCTGCTGGCCACGCTGACCGTCGACCGCCGCCGTACTGACGGAAAGCCGGCAGCCCCGCTGCCCGCCGGCCTCCGTGCGGGCACCATGGCGACATGGGTCATCCGCCCGGCACGCCGCCCTACGCGTCGCTGGCCGACGGCGCGCCGCTGGAATGCGTGATCGCCCTCGGGCACGACGACGAGGGCGACCGGCACCCGGTCGCGGCCGCCGCGGGCCGGACCCCCGGCACCGTCGCGCGGCACCGCTCCCTGGTCGCCGCGTTGACCGCCCGCGGGTACGCCGTCGGACCGGTCGCGGCGGCCCCGGTGCTGGCCGCGACCGGCCGTGAGCCGGTGCCGGACGGGTGCACCACGTTCCTCACCCACCCGGACGCGTTCCGGCCGTCGCCGTCGGCGCCCGGGCGGCCCGTGGTGGTGCGGATCGTCGCGAACACCGACGGGCGACAGGGGGCCTGCGCCGCCGCGGCGCTGTCGGACGGGCTGCGCTCGGCCACGGTGTGCATGTACGTCGGGCACCTGCGCTTCGGCCTCGGTCCCGACTTCGACCCCGCCCTGCCGATCACCGTGACGCCGGGCAGCGGCCTGCCGGCCGACCCGGACCGCCTGGCGCGGCACGCGGCGCGGACCGCCCGTCGGAGTGGCCGTCGGCTGGAGGAGACGCTCGACTCGTGGCTGAGCGACGGCCTGCTCCGGATCGACCGCACCGGCGCGGGCCGGGTGGTCCTCGCACACCGCAACCTCGTCCCGGGCAGCGCCGTCGCCCGGCTCACCCACTGGCTGGCCCGCAACGCCCCCGGTGGGCTGGCCGAGCCGGCCTTCCCGGCCCGTTCGGGGTCCGGTCCGGTGGTGGTGTCGGCCGACCGCCCGGACGCGTCCGGCGCTCGGCCGCCCCGGCTCTGGGTGCTGATGACGTGCCGGGCGAGCGCGCTGTTCCCCGCGCTGCGGCGCGGCCTCGCACCGGATCCGGTGTGGCTGGTCGGGCCGCCGGGGATGGTGTCGTTGGAGGAGTGGCGCACGCTGCCGTGGATCCTGGACGCCCTGGCCGCGGGCGGGCCGTGGGCGGAGATACTCGGCGTGCTCGACGCGCCGGCCTACGGGGGACGTCTCGTCCTGGACGCGCCGGCGGGCCACGAGGATCGCCGGGGGAGGGGCGATGGGTGATCCTCGACCGGACGGTGAGGGCCGCCGGCGCCGGTGCGCCGGCTGTGGACGACCGCCCGCCGCCTGCTGGTGCCGCTTCGTCACCCCGGTTCACACGCCGCACCGGCTCGTGGTGCTGCGCCATCCGCGGGAGGCACGGCATGCGCTCGGCACGGTGCGGGTGCTGGCGCGGGTGATCCCGGAGACCGAGGTGTTCGACGGTGTCCGCAGGTCTCCGGCCGCGGATCACGCGGTCCGGGGTGACGCCGCCCGCCCGCCGCTGCTGCTCTACCCCGTCTCCGCGACGACGGCCGCGCCCGCGATCACCGGGGTGCCCGGTGGTGGGCCGTACACGATCGTCGTGCTCGACGGCACCTGGCGGCAGGCCAGGAGCATGCTGAAAGCCGATGACCACCTCGGGACGATGCCGCGGATGTCGATCTCACCGACCACTCCGAGCAGGTACGCGGTGCGCGCACAGCCCTTCCCGCACGGCCTGTCCACCCTGGAGGCCGTCGCCGAGGCGCTCGTCGTCCTGGGCGCGGAACCGGCCGTCCGCGAGGCGCTGCTGCGCCCGTTCCGGGCGCTCGTGGGGATGCACCTGGCCTGCGGGGACGCGGGTGGGGCCGACGTGCTGGACGACCCGGCCGCGTTGCTGCGGGCGGGCTACCTGCCGCCCCCACCACCGCGACAGGGGCCCGGTCAGTCGCCGCACACCGGGTTGTAGCTGCACCCGCCCCCGCACGAGTCCTGGCAGCTGAACTGGCAGGTGCTGCCCTCCTCGCTCCACTCCGGGCAGCCGCCGCAGGTGCCGCTGGCCCCGATCTCGGCCGGCACCGAGAACCAGCCCGGTGCGATCCGCAGGTCCAGGTCGAATTCGTCGTCCTCGTCGACGAGCACGGCGCTCGCCCGGTCGGTGTCGGAGCTACCCATCCCGGTCACCCTCTCAGTGCTACTGCGGTGTCTGGTCGCCGCGCAGCGGCCAGACGTTGATGGCGTAGGCGACCAGCGCCGGCAGGAACCACCACTCGTCCCGGTGCTCCGGGCCGAGCAGTTCCAGCCGCCGCGACGGAGCGGCGAGCCGCGACCGCCGAGCACCGCGGTCCGGGTCGAACGAGGCGAACTGGTCCTCCGCCTCGACCAGCCGACGGTCGAGCCGACCGTCGTCCCGGCGGCGCATGGTCGCCTCGACCGTCGCGTGGACGAAGAAGTCCGGATCCTGGGCACGGGCGGCCTCGGTCAGCACGCGCAGCGCCGGCGCGGGGTCGTCGAGGATGCGGGCCACCTCCTCGACCTGCTGGTCGCGCTGGAAGCCGCTGGTGGCGAGCACCCGCACCGCCTTGGCGTACAGCAGCCCGGTGAACGCCTGCGGGAACGTGGCGTCAGGTGCCCGGTAGGCGCGGTAGACGCTGGAGTAGCCGGGGTTGAACTGCCGCTGCAACGCGGCCGACAACTCCGTCACCACCGGCTCGTACGCCGGGTTCGTCGGCAGCACCTGCCGGACGGCGTCGACGAGCGTGGCGAGCACCCGGTGGGCCTCCGCGTTCGACTTCGTCACCGGCGCGTCGACGGTGAGCGGCGCGAGCCAGGTGTGCACGTCGGTGTGGATCGGCGCGGCAGTCATCGACCGCCGGATCGCGTCCACCCGGCCACGCACCCGATCCGTGACGTGGCCGGTCGGGCGCTCCTCCTCCGTCGGGTCGTGCAGCAGCGGCCGGTCCGGCACCCGCCGGGCGGCCTTGCCGCCGTAGAGCATGACCCGGTAGAAACGCTGCCCGTCCCCGTCGCCCCGGGCGTAGACGACGACGTCGTCGGAGTCGCCGAGGCCGTCGCTGTGCCCGGTCAGCCAGTCGTGGTTGCGCAACACCGTCTCGACGGCGCACTCCGCCGGGAGCCGGACGCCGATGGTGCGCAGCACGGACCGGGGACGACGGAGGTAGGCCAGGGCCTCCGGCGGGGTCATCACCCAGGCGTGACTCAGGAGGGGCTGCTCCCGCAGGACCCGGGACCTGGCGGAGACGTCGACGATGTGACTGGGCATGGCAACTCCCGAAGGTCGCGCAGCGTCCTGCGTCGATGACTCTACGCGCGGTCGATGATCGAATCACCGTCGCCGATCGGATACTGTCGGCCACCGGACATCGGCCATGCCAGCACGCTGCCCAGGGCCAGGCCGGCCAGGGCGAAGACGCGCCGTTCCAGCTCCGGGGCGCCGCCGAGGAGCCGGTTCAGGTGCATGTGCACGAGGCTGCGCACCACCTGCGGGCGGGGCGTCTCCAGTCGACCGGCCGCCGCCAGGGCGTCCAGGCCGGCCGCGACCCGCGCCACGGTGGGCCGCCGCGCGTCCAGGGCCACCGTCACCGGGTCGCGGGCCTCCGCCGGGGCGACGGAGGCCCGCAACCGTTGCTTGTCCGCCCGGAACTCGGCGGACTCGACCGGGTGGCGTGCGCCGCGGTGGGCGCGGTACCACCGGAGCCGGTGCGACGGCGGGTGTCCGAGTGCCGCCAACAGGTCGTCCACGGTCCGCACGGCGAGGTGCCGGCGGTCCGGCGCGGCGCGTACGGCCGGGTCGGCGAGCAGGCGGCACACCGCCGCGCTGTCCGCCGCGAACAACTGCTCCGCCAGGTCCAGGCCGGCGGGCCCGCCGTAGCGTTCGACCTCACGCTCGTACGTGTCGAGCGCGAACCGGTCCAGCACGCCGTCGTCGGTCAGCGTCGCCGCCCAGTCGCACAGCGCGGGCAGGGTCTCCGTACGCAACCGTCGCGGGTCGCCGGTGAACCGCAGCCGGACGTGGAACCGGGGATCGGCGTACCGGAGGAAGAACCACGACCGGACCGCGCCGTCCCGGCACAGCCGCCCGGCCAACTCCGGCACCGGTCCGCCGAGCAGGTCGTCGACCGCGTCCACCGGCAGGTACAGCTTGGCGTACAGCCAGTCCGAGCCCGGCGGACGCATCCGCGCCGGACGAGGAACCAGCCGCCGCGGCGCGGCGCCGCCCTCGGGATCCGGGCCGCCGCCCGCGTGGCCGGCGGCGACGTGCGGTGCGGCCCCGCCCGCCGTCGGGCCGGTGCCGGTGCGGACCACCGGCACGACCAGCTCGACGAGGCGCCGGCCGTCCGGCGACCACGCGACGGCGTCGCCCGGCTCGGGCAGCGCCTCGTGCACGTCCAGGCGCGCGCCGGCCGGCAGGTGACGCCCGGCGGCGAGCAGCAGCGTGGCGCCGACCTCGCTGTCCAGGTCGATCAGGAGCTGCTCGTCGCGCGGGCCCAGCAGGACGTACCGGGGCAGACCCGCGGCCCGCCGCGCCCCGGCGCGGTCCCGCGGGTAGGCGTCGAGGAACGCGCGGTCCAGGCTCCAGCCGGCGGGCCGCAGCACCACCCGTCCGGCCTGAACCCGGGGCCGGTACGGCAGGTGCTCGGCCGGCCCCCAGCCGAACCGGTCGAGAAGACCCGACTCGTGGTCGACGCTCACCGCGTGCAGGAACTGCGCGAGCGGGGGCGCCATCGCCGGGGTGAGCAGGTGCAGACCGCAGGCCAGCACGTCGGAGCCGGACCGGGTCCACACCAGCGCCAGCCGCTCCCCGCGCAGGACCACCGCCAGCTCGGACAGCGGGATGATCCGTCGTCCCGCCGGCGGCGGACCGCCGTTCACGGCGATGACGTGCTCCGGCACGACCGGCCGGACCATCACGTTCGCCGGTCGCGCCCGCACCGGCTCGAAGAGCAACTCGGCGGCGATCCTCGGCCCGTCCGCACGGCCGACCGGGAGGTCGCCGAGAAACGCCGGCGCGCCGCCGTCGAAGAGATGACCGAACCGGCCGAACGCGCGCCCGGCCGGTGCGGTCGCACCCACCCCGGCCACCACGAGCAGGAAGTCGCCCCGGTCGACGGCCCGGTCGTCCCGGGCCGCCAGCGCGCAGAACAGGTCGACGGAACCCGGTGGATCGCCGTCGCGTCCCGCCGCCTCCTCCAGCTCCGCCACCCGGCCCTCGTCCAGCCGCACCACCCGCTCACCGGCGCGCACCGCCTCGCCGGCGAGCCGCACCAGCAGCCGTTCGTAGCGGGGGCGGGGCGGCGGCACGGCGTACACCTCGGGCAGGCCGGCGGCGACCAGGTCGAGCACCGGCACCCACCGGTCCTGGCCGTACGCCTCGGCGAACATCGGTCGCCACGCCGCCAACCCGGGGAACCGGGTGGACCACGGCGACAGCCGCGACAGCAGCTCGACCGCGCGGCACGCCTCCCGGGCCACCGCGGCGGGCAGCCGCACGGCCGGGCCGGTGAACGTGGCGTCGACCGCGAACGTGGCCGTCGGGGTCGCCGGCGCGTCGGGGCGCGAGGTGACCCGGCGGTCGACCGGGTCCGGCCGGTGGATCGCCTCCGCGCGGGCGAGCAGCCGCGGCCATTGCCGCAGCGCCGTGCCCGCGGGCAGGAGGTCCCAGCCCGCGAGGTCGTCGAGCAGGCCGCGCAGCCCGGCCGCGGCCGACGCGCCGGCCGCATCGAGCACCCGTGCCACCTCCCGTGCGGGCTCCGCCGTCAGCGCGGGGCGCAGGTCGGTGACCAGGAAGCCCCGCTCGACGAGCGTGTCCACCACGGCGCGGGTGCGGTCGGGGTCGCGGCCGGTGGCGGTCAGGCGGTGGATCAGCGCGGCGTGGCCGACACCCGACCGGCAGGCCGCCAGCGCCTCCCGCACCACGGCGGTGGCCCGCACGGAGGACGCCGTCGCGCCCGCCGCGTCGGGCAGCACCGCCCGGCCCCCGCGCAGGTGCGCGGCGGGATGGGTGGTGAGGCGCAGGTGCCGCCGGACTCCCGGCTCACGCTCGTACCGTTCCACCAGGCCGAGCAGCCACGCCATGTCGGGCCGGCTCCGGCGCGCCGGCGGACCCAGGGTGACCCGGGCGCGGTCCCCCCAACTGCCCGACGCGATGCCGGCGAACAGGCCGAACGGGGTCGGTCGGGTGGACATCCGCACCAGGTAGGAGGCCAGGGCCGTCCGGACCGGGGCCAGGTCGCCATCCTCGGCGGCGTGTGCCGCGACCGCCCGCGCCATCGACGGCGAGGCGACGGCCAGCGCCAGCGCCACCTCCGGGTCACGGCTCAACGTCACGAGCCGGCGGTCGGGGTCGGGCTGCGACAGCTCGACGAACCGGTCCACCGGCAGCGCGGGCGCCCGCACCATGAACGTGGGAGCCGCCCGCCACCGCCGTTCGCCGGTCACCTCAGGCCACCGCGAAGATGCGGTCCCAGCCCGCCGGCCCGTCACCCGAGGCGGCCAGCAGCACCAGGACCACCCCGGCGGCGCCGTCGAGCACCCCGGCCGAGTCCACCGGCGGCTCGTCGCGTTCCCGTCGGCGGAAACCGAACACACTGTCCGGCTCGTACACCTCGATCAGGCGGATCACCTCGTCCTCCGCGGCTGTGGCGAGGTCGCCGTCACCGGTGTCGGCAGCGAAGCGCAGCGCGATGTGGGCCAGGCCGGCCTGGCCGTGGCAGAACGTGGGGGAGGTGATGCCGCGTTCGGACGGTGGCCGGCGCAGCGTCCCCCGGACGGCGTCCACCGCCTCGGCGCGCCACGTCGCCCGGTCCAGCGCGCAGCCGGC encodes:
- a CDS encoding tRNA-uridine aminocarboxypropyltransferase; this encodes MGDPRPDGEGRRRRCAGCGRPPAACWCRFVTPVHTPHRLVVLRHPREARHALGTVRVLARVIPETEVFDGVRRSPAADHAVRGDAARPPLLLYPVSATTAAPAITGVPGGGPYTIVVLDGTWRQARSMLKADDHLGTMPRMSISPTTPSRYAVRAQPFPHGLSTLEAVAEALVVLGAEPAVREALLRPFRALVGMHLACGDAGGADVLDDPAALLRAGYLPPPPPRQGPGQSPHTGL
- a CDS encoding endonuclease/exonuclease/phosphatase family protein: MLLLVVAGMPAGSSPAGGTGSGVLRVLQMNLCNSGRAGCWTGRAVPQAAEVIAAELPDVVTLNEICRDDVDTLEGALTAVHPGSRIATAFQAAGDRPSGAPTRCNNGQPYGIGLLARLDARDDRPAVHRGTYPAQDLADPEERVWLCLHAAAVLHACTTHLANTDGAVALAQCGQLVGAVVPAVRRAAGYAPTVLGGDLNLRAGGAPDVRSCVPPDYRRVDDGARQQIIATSDIAICCRRALDMRGSTDHPALLATLTVDRRRTDGKPAAPLPAGLRAGTMATWVIRPARRPTRRWPTARRWNA
- a CDS encoding adenylate kinase, which encodes MTAPARILVYGVYGAGKSTLAAKLADRLGLPWVPVDDLLWQPGWVEVPVAEQRSRIEAVCRRDRWILDGAYHGWRDVVLARADLVVGLDYPRGLSFGRLLRRTVGRLVSREVICNGNRESLRSVFSRDSVLVWHVGAFGRARRRMRAWRADPSGPPVLLFGTPADLDRWVADLPASLPRSGQVPHRGR
- a CDS encoding lantibiotic dehydratase → MTGERRWRAAPTFMVRAPALPVDRFVELSQPDPDRRLVTLSRDPEVALALAVASPSMARAVAAHAAEDGDLAPVRTALASYLVRMSTRPTPFGLFAGIASGSWGDRARVTLGPPARRSRPDMAWLLGLVERYEREPGVRRHLRLTTHPAAHLRGGRAVLPDAAGATASSVRATAVVREALAACRSGVGHAALIHRLTATGRDPDRTRAVVDTLVERGFLVTDLRPALTAEPAREVARVLDAAGASAAAGLRGLLDDLAGWDLLPAGTALRQWPRLLARAEAIHRPDPVDRRVTSRPDAPATPTATFAVDATFTGPAVRLPAAVAREACRAVELLSRLSPWSTRFPGLAAWRPMFAEAYGQDRWVPVLDLVAAGLPEVYAVPPPRPRYERLLVRLAGEAVRAGERVVRLDEGRVAELEEAAGRDGDPPGSVDLFCALAARDDRAVDRGDFLLVVAGVGATAPAGRAFGRFGHLFDGGAPAFLGDLPVGRADGPRIAAELLFEPVRARPANVMVRPVVPEHVIAVNGGPPPAGRRIIPLSELAVVLRGERLALVWTRSGSDVLACGLHLLTPAMAPPLAQFLHAVSVDHESGLLDRFGWGPAEHLPYRPRVQAGRVVLRPAGWSLDRAFLDAYPRDRAGARRAAGLPRYVLLGPRDEQLLIDLDSEVGATLLLAAGRHLPAGARLDVHEALPEPGDAVAWSPDGRRLVELVVPVVRTGTGPTAGGAAPHVAAGHAGGGPDPEGGAAPRRLVPRPARMRPPGSDWLYAKLYLPVDAVDDLLGGPVPELAGRLCRDGAVRSWFFLRYADPRFHVRLRFTGDPRRLRTETLPALCDWAATLTDDGVLDRFALDTYEREVERYGGPAGLDLAEQLFAADSAAVCRLLADPAVRAAPDRRHLAVRTVDDLLAALGHPPSHRLRWYRAHRGARHPVESAEFRADKQRLRASVAPAEARDPVTVALDARRPTVARVAAGLDALAAAGRLETPRPQVVRSLVHMHLNRLLGGAPELERRVFALAGLALGSVLAWPMSGGRQYPIGDGDSIIDRA
- a CDS encoding acyltransferase domain-containing protein encodes the protein MDPAETAARLGVPVEEVDRVHRLAGDLPSAPLPDRAAAPAILDRLAVAPDDAAEILAGWPVPDSPMWTPELRWLLDRSTALVRADLGGHDWLPPGPALPRERGPAWRHLYVYAYLALVDVVRDYHRDHGIGDDVSWTTLADLGRNLAVDRRMRGEGWPVMQSWLTLHARGGVYEMGRLQHQRGETIGLHIPESGPLTPEAVDASLDAARAFFPRHFPDEPHTEFSCGSWLLDPQLREHLPEDANIVQFQRRFALEPYQEPEGIDADVEVRRFVFRDLSTPLERLPRRTALQRAVVDHLAAGRHWRWRVGRFPI
- a CDS encoding GlsB/YeaQ/YmgE family stress response membrane protein — its product is MIVSGYLGAVLIGALIGLLGRLVLPGRQRIGVFATFLIGVGAAVLGTVVARWVGIDDDAPVRLWVLRWDWIVLALQVGFAVVGVALANMLTFTRLAGGDDEARRRTARGKARS
- a CDS encoding acetylxylan esterase, which codes for MGIVLSVSRASIDLAVERLRRYTPTVAEPADFDRFWRATLAAASRAPALLDIRPEPTDLRLVDVWDVTVAGFDGEPVRAWYTRPAGVSTPLPAVVEYPGYGRGRGLPGERLTWPVAGYAHLLVDNRGQGGLHGRGDTPDPHDAPGGPDPATRGILAPDTYHYRRLITDAARAVDAARALPGVDPDRVAAVGNSQGGGLALAVAGLLDDLAALLVTAPFLCDVQRGIELTETSPYGEIARYLAVHREAEEAVRHTLSYVDGVTFARRATAPAHFGIGLRDDVCPPSTGFAAYNQYGAAVGDRVTAPAREIHTYPFNGHEGGEAVHVRRQLRWLDAVLRPTEPTAR